A single window of Drosophila suzukii chromosome 3, CBGP_Dsuzu_IsoJpt1.0, whole genome shotgun sequence DNA harbors:
- the ClC-a gene encoding chloride channel protein 2 isoform X10 codes for MVYFGDRQRDRNRDRSNQKVERIIHDEEFGEENVELVDSEWADFEKFICQLRKRRNSAMSMEEELRHVQRQPKIKSHAFYPCPPPAENARDSDSSDEDDPIGYIDTLMYGRYTKDLGEFAKDEARKLKILEKRRKQEDKQRNKELLGKHSTRAKKVSSWIWRHTVARLGEDWVFLALLGIIMALLSFIMDKGISICTNARIWLYRDLTSQPFVQYIAWVSLPVCLILFSAGFVHLIAPQSIGSGIPEMKTILRGVQLKEYLTFKTLVAKVIGLTATLGSGMPLGKEGPFVHIASIVAQLLSKLVTSFQGIYENESRNSEMLAAACAVGVGACFAAPVGGVLFSIEVTTTYFAVRNYWRGFFAAVCGATVFRLLAVWFQNADTVRALFLTNFTTEFPFDPQELFVFALIGLVCGLGGASYVWVHRRYVLFMRSNKRMNKFLQKNRFLYPGFLALLVSSISFPLGTGQFLAGELSTHEQVTQLFSNFTWSRDDLTVEQAAVVTHWMTSYTSVFGNLVIYTLFTFMFSIIASTIPVPSGMFIPVFKIGAGFGRLVGEFMAVTFPHGVRYGGRLSPIMPGGYAVVGAAAFSGSVTHTVSVAVIIFEMTGQITHVVPVMIAVLVANAVAALLQPSIYDSIILIKKLPYLPDLLPSSSGMYSIFVEDFMVRDVKYIWYGISYQKLKEVLKLNKTLRSLPLVDSPDNMILLGSVQRYELIKMIEKHIGREKRMEVAQKWQKEAQERALEEEKKKQEVELKMRRPSRFEVLPAPDILSLRQIANDEMLPPKKRAETMHSSLAPRKSILKKTNSFNLKTYAQPMAHSPSITPYTTITGNSEFRIRSAFEAIFKKSTTLQDVQPDPETGSLSPAASNNEVEVPRTPSTPGVSKKVQLSAQSNWDFVTDQIML; via the exons ATGGTTTATTTCGGCGATAGGCAACGCGATCGCAATCGCGATCGGAGTAATCAGAAAGTCGAGAGAATCATACACGATGAAGAGTTTGGCGAGGAGAACGTCGAGCTGGTGGACTCGGAGTGGGCGGACTTCGAGAAGTTCATTTGTCAGTTGCGCAAGCGGCGGAACAGTGCCATGTCCATGGAAGAGGAGCTGCGTCACGTGCAGCGGCAGCCCAAGATCAAGTCGCACGCCTTCTACCCGTGTCCGCCGCCCGCCGAAAATGCCCGGGATTCGGACTCCTCGGACGAGGATGATCCCATCGGATACATCGATACTCTT ATGTATGGTCGTTATACCAAAGATTTAGGAGAATTTGCCAAGGATGAAGCCAGAAAGCTCAAAATACTCGAAAAGCGACGAAAGCAGGAAGATAAACAAAGGAATAAG GAACTGCTAGGCAAACACTCGACCCGGGCGAAGAAGGTGTCATCATGGATCTGGAGGCACACGGTGGCCCGGCTGGGCGAGGATTGGGTCTTCCTGGCGCTACTGGGCATCATAATGGCGCTGCTCTCATTCATCATGGACAAGGGCATATCCATATGTACAAACG CGCGAATTTGGCTGTATCGCGATCTGACGTCACAGCCTTTTGTTCAGTACATAGCTTGGGTCTCACTGCCGGTCTGTTTGATATTATTCTCAGCCGGCTTTGTCCATCTCATCGCACCGCAAAGTATAG GTTCCGGTATACCCGAAATGAAGACCATACTGCGCGGCGTTCAATTGAAAGAGTATCTCACATTTAAGACACTAGTGGCCAAGGTAATTGGTTTAACGGCAACTCTGGGCAGCGGTATGCCATTAGGAAAGGAA GGTCCTTTCGTACATATAGCAAGTATTGTAGCACAATTATTAAGTAAACTTGTCACATCATTCCAAGGCATATATGAGAATGAGTCGCGAAACTCTGAAATGCTGGCGGCCGCCTGTGCCGTGGGTGTGGGCGCCTGTTTTGCCGCTCCCGTGGGGG GTGTGCTCTTCAGCATAGAGGTCACCACCACCTACTTTGCGGTGCGCAACTACTGGCGAGGCTTCTTCGCCGCCGTTTGCGGCGCCACTGTCTTTCGACTTCTGGCCGTTTGGTTCCAAAATGCGGATACCGTTCGGGCCCTGTTCCTCACGAACTTCACCACCGAGTTTCCCTTCGATCCCCAGGAGCTGTTTGTCTTCGCCTTGATTGG CCTTGTTTGTGGATTGGGTGGAGCCTCCTACGTTTGGGTCCATCGGCGATATGTCCTGTTTATGAGATCTAATAAGCGGATGAACAAGTTCCTGCAGAAAAA TCGCTTTTTGTACCCTGGTTTCCTGGCCCTGTTGGTCTCCAGCATATCGTTTCCCCTGGGCACTGGTCAGTTTCTGGCCGGCGAACTGAGCACCCATGAGCAGGTCACGCAGCTCTTTAGCAATTTCACGTGGTCACGCGATGATCTTACCGTGGAGCAGGCGGCCGTGGTGACTCACTGGATGACCAGCTATACAAGTGTATTTGGAAACCTAGTGATCTACACCCTCTTTACG TTCATGTTCTCCATTATCGCCTCCACGATACCAGTTCCTTCGGGCATGTTTATCCCGGTTTTCAAGATCGGAGCGGGCTTTGGTCGACTGGTGGGCGAGTTCATGGCAGTGACGTTTCCACATGGAGTCCGATATGGCGGTCGACTATCGCCCATCATGCCCGGAGGCTATGCTGTCGTCGGAGCAGCCGCCTTCTCCGGATCCGTCACCCACACGGTCTCCGTGGCCGTGATCATTTTCGAGATGACTGGCCAGATCACCCATGTAGTGCCCGTGATGATTGCCGTGCTGGTGGCCAATGCCGTGGCGGCCCTGCTCCAACCGTCGATATACGACAGTATTATACTGATTAAGAAGTTGCCGTACTTGCCCGATCTCCTGCCCTCCAGTTCGGGGATGTACAGCATATTCGTGGAGGACTTTATGGTGCGGGATGTAAAGTACATATGGTATGGCATCTCCTATCAGAAGCTCAAAGAGGTCCTCAAGCTAAACAAGACGCTGAGATCGTTGCCACTGGTGGACAGTCCTGATAACATGATCCTCCTGGGATCTGTGCAGCGGTACGAGCTGATCAAGATGATCGAGAAGCACATTGGACGCGAGAAGCGAATGGAGGTGGCCCAGAAGTGGCAGAAGGAGGCCCAGGAGCGGGCACTCGAGGAGGAGAAAAAGAAGCAGGAGGTGGAGCTGAAGATGAGACGTCCCTCGAGATTTGAGGTGTTACCTGCTCCGGATATTCTTAGTCTGCGGCAGATTGCCAATGATGAAATGCTGCCGCCCAAAAAGAGGGCGGAAACCATGCATAGTTCCCTTGCGCCCAGGAAGTCCATCCTGAAGAAGACCAACTCCTTCAACCTAAAGACCTATGCCCAGCCCATGGCCCATAGTCCTAGCATCACACCCTACACCACAATCACCGGAAACTCCGAGTTCCGCATTCGCTCCGCCTTCGAGGCCATCTTTAAGAAGTCCACAACGCTTCAGGATGTCCAGCCGGATCCAGAAACGGGCTCCCTCTCCCCGGCCGCCAGCAACAACGAGGTGGAGGTGCCTCGAACTCCCAGCACTCCGGGCGTTTCCAAAAAGGTTCAGCTG TCTGCACAAAGTAATTGGGATTTTGTTACCGATCAAATTATGCTG TAA
- the ClC-a gene encoding chloride channel protein 2 isoform X3 — MFNNSHSHQDEYIREYAFEPELLINREDYQRKEERSHKSTSSTASTATTPVRQRWDEVIAKQKEQHRQQSIDIDPPGDDKNQIEIEIEAFYYMYGRYTKDLGEFAKDEARKLKILEKRRKQEDKQRNKELLGKHSTRAKKVSSWIWRHTVARLGEDWVFLALLGIIMALLSFIMDKGISICTNARIWLYRDLTSQPFVQYIAWVSLPVCLILFSAGFVHLIAPQSIGSGIPEMKTILRGVQLKEYLTFKTLVAKVIGLTATLGSGMPLGKEGPFVHIASIVAQLLSKLVTSFQGIYENESRNSEMLAAACAVGVGACFAAPVGGVLFSIEVTTTYFAVRNYWRGFFAAVCGATVFRLLAVWFQNADTVRALFLTNFTTEFPFDPQELFVFALIGLVCGLGGASYVWVHRRYVLFMRSNKRMNKFLQKNRFLYPGFLALLVSSISFPLGTGQFLAGELSTHEQVTQLFSNFTWSRDDLTVEQAAVVTHWMTSYTSVFGNLVIYTLFTFMFSIIASTIPVPSGMFIPVFKIGAGFGRLVGEFMAVTFPHGVRYGGRLSPIMPGGYAVVGAAAFSGSVTHTVSVAVIIFEMTGQITHVVPVMIAVLVANAVAALLQPSIYDSIILIKKLPYLPDLLPSSSGMYSIFVEDFMVRDVKYIWYGISYQKLKEVLKLNKTLRSLPLVDSPDNMILLGSVQRYELIKMIEKHIGREKRMEVAQKWQKEAQERALEEEKKKQEVELKMRRPSRFEVLPAPDILSLRQIANDEMLPPKKRAETMHSSLAPRKSILKKTNSFNLKTYAQPMAHSPSITPYTTITGNSEFRIRSAFEAIFKKSTTLQDVQPDPETGSLSPAASNNEVEVPRTPSTPGVSKKVQLSAQSNWDFVTDQIMLQVNPISTEATTLPAEKDSTDIALSNSGDSSSQSPSIKFKTNKVTDVNRSPQKAKKCTKIRFATEVGVNGSPTRTKCEIKEPNELGYSIENVDETKGPEIDVESIHKPKSVQLPRERVIDMSPEDQKQWELEEMLKPIDLEKANVHIDPSPFQLVERTSILKVHSLFSMVGINHAYVTKIGRLVGVVGLKELRKAIEDINSNSFVPPTRDEDADDKPAVEKPLLSTNTSDKAVDMTVTSMDSALSNSENCSDIEMEHIKHTDKGTVSLTMPPQDNPPAETKTTENGNHA; from the exons ATGTTTAACAACAGCCACTCGCACCAGGATGAGTACATTCGCGAATACGCCTTCGAGCCGGAGCTGCTGATCAATCGCGAGGACTATCAGCGCAAGGAGGAGCGCTCCCACAAGTCCACATCCTCGACAGCCTCCACAGCCACCACCCCCGTCCGCCAGCGCTGGGATGAGGTCATTGCCAAGCAGAAGGAGCAGCACCGCCAGCAGAGCATCGATATCGATCCACCCGGCGATGACAAGAACCAGATCGAGATCGAAATCGAGGCGTTCTACTAT ATGTATGGTCGTTATACCAAAGATTTAGGAGAATTTGCCAAGGATGAAGCCAGAAAGCTCAAAATACTCGAAAAGCGACGAAAGCAGGAAGATAAACAAAGGAATAAG GAACTGCTAGGCAAACACTCGACCCGGGCGAAGAAGGTGTCATCATGGATCTGGAGGCACACGGTGGCCCGGCTGGGCGAGGATTGGGTCTTCCTGGCGCTACTGGGCATCATAATGGCGCTGCTCTCATTCATCATGGACAAGGGCATATCCATATGTACAAACG CGCGAATTTGGCTGTATCGCGATCTGACGTCACAGCCTTTTGTTCAGTACATAGCTTGGGTCTCACTGCCGGTCTGTTTGATATTATTCTCAGCCGGCTTTGTCCATCTCATCGCACCGCAAAGTATAG GTTCCGGTATACCCGAAATGAAGACCATACTGCGCGGCGTTCAATTGAAAGAGTATCTCACATTTAAGACACTAGTGGCCAAGGTAATTGGTTTAACGGCAACTCTGGGCAGCGGTATGCCATTAGGAAAGGAA GGTCCTTTCGTACATATAGCAAGTATTGTAGCACAATTATTAAGTAAACTTGTCACATCATTCCAAGGCATATATGAGAATGAGTCGCGAAACTCTGAAATGCTGGCGGCCGCCTGTGCCGTGGGTGTGGGCGCCTGTTTTGCCGCTCCCGTGGGGG GTGTGCTCTTCAGCATAGAGGTCACCACCACCTACTTTGCGGTGCGCAACTACTGGCGAGGCTTCTTCGCCGCCGTTTGCGGCGCCACTGTCTTTCGACTTCTGGCCGTTTGGTTCCAAAATGCGGATACCGTTCGGGCCCTGTTCCTCACGAACTTCACCACCGAGTTTCCCTTCGATCCCCAGGAGCTGTTTGTCTTCGCCTTGATTGG CCTTGTTTGTGGATTGGGTGGAGCCTCCTACGTTTGGGTCCATCGGCGATATGTCCTGTTTATGAGATCTAATAAGCGGATGAACAAGTTCCTGCAGAAAAA TCGCTTTTTGTACCCTGGTTTCCTGGCCCTGTTGGTCTCCAGCATATCGTTTCCCCTGGGCACTGGTCAGTTTCTGGCCGGCGAACTGAGCACCCATGAGCAGGTCACGCAGCTCTTTAGCAATTTCACGTGGTCACGCGATGATCTTACCGTGGAGCAGGCGGCCGTGGTGACTCACTGGATGACCAGCTATACAAGTGTATTTGGAAACCTAGTGATCTACACCCTCTTTACG TTCATGTTCTCCATTATCGCCTCCACGATACCAGTTCCTTCGGGCATGTTTATCCCGGTTTTCAAGATCGGAGCGGGCTTTGGTCGACTGGTGGGCGAGTTCATGGCAGTGACGTTTCCACATGGAGTCCGATATGGCGGTCGACTATCGCCCATCATGCCCGGAGGCTATGCTGTCGTCGGAGCAGCCGCCTTCTCCGGATCCGTCACCCACACGGTCTCCGTGGCCGTGATCATTTTCGAGATGACTGGCCAGATCACCCATGTAGTGCCCGTGATGATTGCCGTGCTGGTGGCCAATGCCGTGGCGGCCCTGCTCCAACCGTCGATATACGACAGTATTATACTGATTAAGAAGTTGCCGTACTTGCCCGATCTCCTGCCCTCCAGTTCGGGGATGTACAGCATATTCGTGGAGGACTTTATGGTGCGGGATGTAAAGTACATATGGTATGGCATCTCCTATCAGAAGCTCAAAGAGGTCCTCAAGCTAAACAAGACGCTGAGATCGTTGCCACTGGTGGACAGTCCTGATAACATGATCCTCCTGGGATCTGTGCAGCGGTACGAGCTGATCAAGATGATCGAGAAGCACATTGGACGCGAGAAGCGAATGGAGGTGGCCCAGAAGTGGCAGAAGGAGGCCCAGGAGCGGGCACTCGAGGAGGAGAAAAAGAAGCAGGAGGTGGAGCTGAAGATGAGACGTCCCTCGAGATTTGAGGTGTTACCTGCTCCGGATATTCTTAGTCTGCGGCAGATTGCCAATGATGAAATGCTGCCGCCCAAAAAGAGGGCGGAAACCATGCATAGTTCCCTTGCGCCCAGGAAGTCCATCCTGAAGAAGACCAACTCCTTCAACCTAAAGACCTATGCCCAGCCCATGGCCCATAGTCCTAGCATCACACCCTACACCACAATCACCGGAAACTCCGAGTTCCGCATTCGCTCCGCCTTCGAGGCCATCTTTAAGAAGTCCACAACGCTTCAGGATGTCCAGCCGGATCCAGAAACGGGCTCCCTCTCCCCGGCCGCCAGCAACAACGAGGTGGAGGTGCCTCGAACTCCCAGCACTCCGGGCGTTTCCAAAAAGGTTCAGCTG TCTGCACAAAGTAATTGGGATTTTGTTACCGATCAAATTATGCTG CAAGTAAACCCTATTTCAACGGAAGCAACAACATTG cCTGCGGAAAAGGATAGCACGGATATAGCATTATCAAATAGTGGGGATAGTTCAAGCCAGTCACCGAGtattaaattcaaaacaaaCAAAGTTACAGATGTAAATAGATCTCCTCAAAAGGCAAAAAAGTGCACGAAAATACGGTTTGCCACTGAAGTTGGAGTAAATGGTTCGCCTACTCGAACGAAATGTGAAATAAAAGAACCGAACGAACTGGGATACTCTATAGAGAATGTGGATGAAACAAAAGGTCCCGAAATTGATGTGGAG AGTATTCATAAGCCGAAATCAGTGCAGCTG CCCAGGGAACGTGTCATCGACATGTCGCCGGAGGATCAGAAGCAATGGGAGCTCGAGGAGATGTTAAAACCCATCGATCTGGAGAAGGCCAATGTGCACATAGACCCCTCACCCTTTCAGCTGGTGGAACGCACCTCCATACTCAAGGTTCACTCACTGTTTTCGATGGTGGGCATCAACCACGCCTATGTGACCAAGATCGGAAGACTAGTAGGCGTGGTGGGACTCAAAGAA TTGCGCAAGGCCATCGAGGACATCAATAGCAACAGCTTTGTGCCCCCCACCCGAGATGAGGATGCCGACGACAAGCCGGCGGTGGAGAAACCCCTGCTCTCCACGAACACTAGCGATAAGGCCGTGGACATGACCGTCACCTCGATGGACTCGGCTCTATCCAACTCTGAGAACTGCTCGGACATCGAAATGGAGCACATAAAGCACACGGATAAGGGCACAGTATCGCTCACCATGCCGCCACAGGATAACCCACCGGCGGAAACAAAAACCACAGAGAACGGCAATCATGCTTGA
- the ClC-a gene encoding chloride channel protein 2 isoform X8, whose translation MFNNSHSHQDEYIREYAFEPELLINREDYQRKEERSHKSTSSTASTATTPVRQRWDEVIAKQKEQHRQQSIDIDPPGDDKNQIEIEIEAFYYMYGRYTKDLGEFAKDEARKLKILEKRRKQEDKQRNKELLGKHSTRAKKVSSWIWRHTVARLGEDWVFLALLGIIMALLSFIMDKGISICTNARIWLYRDLTSQPFVQYIAWVSLPVCLILFSAGFVHLIAPQSIGSGIPEMKTILRGVQLKEYLTFKTLVAKVIGLTATLGSGMPLGKEGPFVHIASIVAQLLSKLVTSFQGIYENESRNSEMLAAACAVGVGACFAAPVGGVLFSIEVTTTYFAVRNYWRGFFAAVCGATVFRLLAVWFQNADTVRALFLTNFTTEFPFDPQELFVFALIGLVCGLGGASYVWVHRRYVLFMRSNKRMNKFLQKNRFLYPGFLALLVSSISFPLGTGQFLAGELSTHEQVTQLFSNFTWSRDDLTVEQAAVVTHWMTSYTSVFGNLVIYTLFTFMFSIIASTIPVPSGMFIPVFKIGAGFGRLVGEFMAVTFPHGVRYGGRLSPIMPGGYAVVGAAAFSGSVTHTVSVAVIIFEMTGQITHVVPVMIAVLVANAVAALLQPSIYDSIILIKKLPYLPDLLPSSSGMYSIFVEDFMVRDVKYIWYGISYQKLKEVLKLNKTLRSLPLVDSPDNMILLGSVQRYELIKMIEKHIGREKRMEVAQKWQKEAQERALEEEKKKQEVELKMRRPSRFEVLPAPDILSLRQIANDEMLPPKKRAETMHSSLAPRKSILKKTNSFNLKTYAQPMAHSPSITPYTTITGNSEFRIRSAFEAIFKKSTTLQDVQPDPETGSLSPAASNNEVEVPRTPSTPGVSKKVQLPRERVIDMSPEDQKQWELEEMLKPIDLEKANVHIDPSPFQLVERTSILKVHSLFSMVGINHAYVTKIGRLVGVVGLKELRKAIEDINSNSFVPPTRDEDADDKPAVEKPLLSTNTSDKAVDMTVTSMDSALSNSENCSDIEMEHIKHTDKGTVSLTMPPQDNPPAETKTTENGNHA comes from the exons ATGTTTAACAACAGCCACTCGCACCAGGATGAGTACATTCGCGAATACGCCTTCGAGCCGGAGCTGCTGATCAATCGCGAGGACTATCAGCGCAAGGAGGAGCGCTCCCACAAGTCCACATCCTCGACAGCCTCCACAGCCACCACCCCCGTCCGCCAGCGCTGGGATGAGGTCATTGCCAAGCAGAAGGAGCAGCACCGCCAGCAGAGCATCGATATCGATCCACCCGGCGATGACAAGAACCAGATCGAGATCGAAATCGAGGCGTTCTACTAT ATGTATGGTCGTTATACCAAAGATTTAGGAGAATTTGCCAAGGATGAAGCCAGAAAGCTCAAAATACTCGAAAAGCGACGAAAGCAGGAAGATAAACAAAGGAATAAG GAACTGCTAGGCAAACACTCGACCCGGGCGAAGAAGGTGTCATCATGGATCTGGAGGCACACGGTGGCCCGGCTGGGCGAGGATTGGGTCTTCCTGGCGCTACTGGGCATCATAATGGCGCTGCTCTCATTCATCATGGACAAGGGCATATCCATATGTACAAACG CGCGAATTTGGCTGTATCGCGATCTGACGTCACAGCCTTTTGTTCAGTACATAGCTTGGGTCTCACTGCCGGTCTGTTTGATATTATTCTCAGCCGGCTTTGTCCATCTCATCGCACCGCAAAGTATAG GTTCCGGTATACCCGAAATGAAGACCATACTGCGCGGCGTTCAATTGAAAGAGTATCTCACATTTAAGACACTAGTGGCCAAGGTAATTGGTTTAACGGCAACTCTGGGCAGCGGTATGCCATTAGGAAAGGAA GGTCCTTTCGTACATATAGCAAGTATTGTAGCACAATTATTAAGTAAACTTGTCACATCATTCCAAGGCATATATGAGAATGAGTCGCGAAACTCTGAAATGCTGGCGGCCGCCTGTGCCGTGGGTGTGGGCGCCTGTTTTGCCGCTCCCGTGGGGG GTGTGCTCTTCAGCATAGAGGTCACCACCACCTACTTTGCGGTGCGCAACTACTGGCGAGGCTTCTTCGCCGCCGTTTGCGGCGCCACTGTCTTTCGACTTCTGGCCGTTTGGTTCCAAAATGCGGATACCGTTCGGGCCCTGTTCCTCACGAACTTCACCACCGAGTTTCCCTTCGATCCCCAGGAGCTGTTTGTCTTCGCCTTGATTGG CCTTGTTTGTGGATTGGGTGGAGCCTCCTACGTTTGGGTCCATCGGCGATATGTCCTGTTTATGAGATCTAATAAGCGGATGAACAAGTTCCTGCAGAAAAA TCGCTTTTTGTACCCTGGTTTCCTGGCCCTGTTGGTCTCCAGCATATCGTTTCCCCTGGGCACTGGTCAGTTTCTGGCCGGCGAACTGAGCACCCATGAGCAGGTCACGCAGCTCTTTAGCAATTTCACGTGGTCACGCGATGATCTTACCGTGGAGCAGGCGGCCGTGGTGACTCACTGGATGACCAGCTATACAAGTGTATTTGGAAACCTAGTGATCTACACCCTCTTTACG TTCATGTTCTCCATTATCGCCTCCACGATACCAGTTCCTTCGGGCATGTTTATCCCGGTTTTCAAGATCGGAGCGGGCTTTGGTCGACTGGTGGGCGAGTTCATGGCAGTGACGTTTCCACATGGAGTCCGATATGGCGGTCGACTATCGCCCATCATGCCCGGAGGCTATGCTGTCGTCGGAGCAGCCGCCTTCTCCGGATCCGTCACCCACACGGTCTCCGTGGCCGTGATCATTTTCGAGATGACTGGCCAGATCACCCATGTAGTGCCCGTGATGATTGCCGTGCTGGTGGCCAATGCCGTGGCGGCCCTGCTCCAACCGTCGATATACGACAGTATTATACTGATTAAGAAGTTGCCGTACTTGCCCGATCTCCTGCCCTCCAGTTCGGGGATGTACAGCATATTCGTGGAGGACTTTATGGTGCGGGATGTAAAGTACATATGGTATGGCATCTCCTATCAGAAGCTCAAAGAGGTCCTCAAGCTAAACAAGACGCTGAGATCGTTGCCACTGGTGGACAGTCCTGATAACATGATCCTCCTGGGATCTGTGCAGCGGTACGAGCTGATCAAGATGATCGAGAAGCACATTGGACGCGAGAAGCGAATGGAGGTGGCCCAGAAGTGGCAGAAGGAGGCCCAGGAGCGGGCACTCGAGGAGGAGAAAAAGAAGCAGGAGGTGGAGCTGAAGATGAGACGTCCCTCGAGATTTGAGGTGTTACCTGCTCCGGATATTCTTAGTCTGCGGCAGATTGCCAATGATGAAATGCTGCCGCCCAAAAAGAGGGCGGAAACCATGCATAGTTCCCTTGCGCCCAGGAAGTCCATCCTGAAGAAGACCAACTCCTTCAACCTAAAGACCTATGCCCAGCCCATGGCCCATAGTCCTAGCATCACACCCTACACCACAATCACCGGAAACTCCGAGTTCCGCATTCGCTCCGCCTTCGAGGCCATCTTTAAGAAGTCCACAACGCTTCAGGATGTCCAGCCGGATCCAGAAACGGGCTCCCTCTCCCCGGCCGCCAGCAACAACGAGGTGGAGGTGCCTCGAACTCCCAGCACTCCGGGCGTTTCCAAAAAGGTTCAGCTG CCCAGGGAACGTGTCATCGACATGTCGCCGGAGGATCAGAAGCAATGGGAGCTCGAGGAGATGTTAAAACCCATCGATCTGGAGAAGGCCAATGTGCACATAGACCCCTCACCCTTTCAGCTGGTGGAACGCACCTCCATACTCAAGGTTCACTCACTGTTTTCGATGGTGGGCATCAACCACGCCTATGTGACCAAGATCGGAAGACTAGTAGGCGTGGTGGGACTCAAAGAA TTGCGCAAGGCCATCGAGGACATCAATAGCAACAGCTTTGTGCCCCCCACCCGAGATGAGGATGCCGACGACAAGCCGGCGGTGGAGAAACCCCTGCTCTCCACGAACACTAGCGATAAGGCCGTGGACATGACCGTCACCTCGATGGACTCGGCTCTATCCAACTCTGAGAACTGCTCGGACATCGAAATGGAGCACATAAAGCACACGGATAAGGGCACAGTATCGCTCACCATGCCGCCACAGGATAACCCACCGGCGGAAACAAAAACCACAGAGAACGGCAATCATGCTTGA